One genomic segment of Podarcis raffonei isolate rPodRaf1 chromosome 7, rPodRaf1.pri, whole genome shotgun sequence includes these proteins:
- the LOC128417194 gene encoding cytochrome c oxidase subunit 6C yields the protein MSAALLPKPQMRGLLASRLRKHIVVAFLFSMGCAAGYKFGVAEPRKRAYAEFYKTYDAMKEFEAMRKAGVFESAPPK from the exons ATGTCTGCTGCTTTGCTGCCCAAGCCCCAAATGAGAGGCCTCCTGGCCAGTCGTCTAAGAAAACACATTGTAGTGGCTTTCCTTTTTTCGATGGGATGTGCAGCTGGATACAAG TTTGGTGTGGCTGAACCAAGGAAAAGAGCATATGCTGAGTTCTATAAAACCTATGATGCCATGAAGGAGTTTGAGGCCATGAGAAAAGCTGGGGTGTTTGAAAGTGCACCACCCAAATGA